AATAATAAAGTATATATTGAAGAGTTAGGAAATGAGGAAGTGGCACTTAGTTTCAAATTAAACGATGCAGAAACATTTAAAGGTGATAAATTGTTAAGTGAAAAAGTAGTAAGTGAGAACATAGAGGAATTGAAAAATTCAATATTAGTGTTATCGGACGACAATAAGTCATTAAAAGTGCTAGCTAAAAATGAAGATAGCGGAAGTATCAATAAGTATGGAAAACTTCAAGAAGTGGTAGAGCTTAATTCCAAAGAAAACAAGAAAGCGAAATCAGTAGCCAGCACTACTTTAAATAGTTTAAACAAAATCAAAAAAGTGGTTAATGTTAATCTAATTACTGATACTTATGTTATAAGTGGTAAGAAGATTAAATTAGAAAATGTAGACTATTTGATTAAGTCAGTTAACTTAGACTTTGAAAATGGAGCATTTAAAGGTAATTTAGAATTAAAGGAGTTGGTATAGGTGGACAATAATCCATTCGAAGAATTAGCAAAAATGTTTAAAGCTAATGAAAATAGATCGTATCTAGGCACTATGATAGCAGAAGTAATAGATCCTCTGCCAAATTTAAAATTGAAACTACTAAATGGAGCAATGGAGATAGACCATGA
This is a stretch of genomic DNA from Streptobacillus canis. It encodes these proteins:
- a CDS encoding XkdQ/YqbQ family protein, which produces MIVKLNGKNVTKLVQSLNMSNSIDTLSTTVSISFPFYKNTKFLVEVKVGDKLEIDHIFQGIVVDCVYDKESTEIKAFDIAFYLSKNMILKQIRNTAAKEGIKAICSELGIPINIKSGLDTKVNLMFKNKSASDSIVDIIKEDTKQTGKEYFIYTLNNKVYIEELGNEEVALSFKLNDAETFKGDKLLSEKVVSENIEELKNSILVLSDDNKSLKVLAKNEDSGSINKYGKLQEVVELNSKENKKAKSVASTTLNSLNKIKKVVNVNLITDTYVISGKKIKLENVDYLIKSVNLDFENGAFKGNLELKELV